In Myripristis murdjan chromosome 9, fMyrMur1.1, whole genome shotgun sequence, the following proteins share a genomic window:
- the tmem230b gene encoding transmembrane protein 230b — protein MPARSVVSNGIPNSKVRYSKLASDDDGYIDLQFKRSPPKVPYKAIALATVLFLIGSLLIIIGALLLAGYFGVTPSDRTVPVLIIGILVFLPGFYHLRIAYYASKGYRGYSYDDIPDFDD, from the exons ATGCCAGCTCGCAGCGTTGTGTCCAATGGGATTCCTAACAGCAAGGTTAGGTACTCCAAATTAGCCAGTGATGATGACGGCTACATTGACTTGCAG TTCAAAAGAAGCCCACCCAAAGTCCCATACAAAGCCATCGCATTAGCCACTGTCCTCTTCTTAATCGGCTCTCTGCTAATCATCATTGGCGCCCTTCTCCTGGCGGGATACTTTGGAGTCACA ccCTCAGACCGAACTGTGCCTGTTCTTATTATTGGAATCCTTGTCTTCCTGCCTGGATTTTACCACCTACGGATCGCTTACTATGCATCAAAAGGCTACAGGGGTTACTCCTATGATGATATCCCAGACTTTGATGACTGA
- the adra1aa gene encoding alpha-1A adrenergic receptor has translation MVPAVDNMTPEPLTQNCSNCSQALAPELNVVKAVTLGLVLGIFIMFGIVGNILVILSVVCHRHLRTVTHYFIVNLAVADLMLSSTVLPFSAIFEILDRWVFGRAFCNVWAAVDVLCCTASIMSLCVISVDRYIGVSYPLRYPAIVTERRALLAVVALWVLSITISIGPLFGWKEPAPEDESICRITEEPGYAIFSAVGSFYLPLAIILAMYCRVYVVAHRESQGLREGQKTEKSDTECVTLRIHRGNTVVSDDEALRSRTHFALRLLKFSREKKAAKTLGIVVGCFVLCWLPFFLVLPIGSMFPAYRPSDTVFKITFWLGYFNSCINPIIYPCSNLEFKKAFQRLLGVHCLRVTPRPHHHLSPAQSQAAGQGQPLTLSLDTRGGPTRLSPSSSIALSRTPSSRDSREWRFLSGSSRVGPGPAETSRAKVAKLCSKSLYKTCCCILSDRAPSQESNCVQPPPAGNPPIIKIHQLSLCEKGDPV, from the exons ATGGTTCCTGCGGTGGACAATATGACCCCAGAGCCTCTGACTCAGAACTGCTCCAACTGCAGCCAGGCATTAGCCCCAGAGCTCAATGTGGTCAAGGCTGTGACGCTGGGCTTGGTGCTGGGCATCTTCATCATGTTTGGAATTGTGGGGAACATCCTGGTAATCCTCTCCGTGGTCTGCCACAGACACCTACGGACAGTCACACACTATTTCATTGTCAATCTGGCAGTGGCAGACCTCATGCTGAGCTCCACTGTACTGCCCTTCTCTGCCATTTTTGAGATCCTAGATCGCTGGGTGTTTGGACGGGCCTTCTGCAATGTTTGGGCAGCTGTGGATGtgctctgctgcactgcatccaTCATGAGCCTCTGTGTCATCTCTGTGGACCGCTACATTGGAGTGAGTTACCCCCTCCGCTACCCAGCCATAGTGACAGAGCGCAGGGCACTGCTGGCAGTGGTAGCGCTGTGGGTCCTGTCTATCACAATATCCATCGGCCCTTTGTTTGGCTGGAAAGAGCCTGCACCAGAAGACGAGTCCATCTGCAGGATCACAGAGGAGCCAGGCTACGCAATCTTCTCTGCCGTGGGCTCCTTCTACCTCCCTCTGGCCATCATACTGGCCATGTACTGCCGGGTTTATGTGGTGGCTCACAGGGAGAGCCAGGGACTGAGGGAGGGCCAGAAGACAGAGAAGTCAGATACGGAGTGTGTGACTCTCAGGATACACCGGGGAAACACAGTGGTATCAGATGACGAGGCCCTTCGCAGCCGCACACACTTCGCCCTGCGGCTGCTCAAGTTCTCACGTGAAAAGAAGGCTGCCAAGACCTTGGGCATTGTGGTTGGCTGCTTTGTGCTGTGCTGGCTGCCCTTCTTCCTGGTGCTACCCATCG GCTCCATGTTCCCTGCTTACAGACCTTCAGACACTGTTTTCAAGATCACCTTCTGGCTGGGCTACTTCAACAGCTGCATCAATCCCATCATCTACCCATGCTCCAACCTGGAGTTTAAGAAGGCTTTCCAGAGGTTACTGGGAGTTCACTGTCTGAGAGTCACTCCCAGGCCACATCACCATCTGAGTCCGGCTCAGAGTCAGGCCGCAGGCCAGGGTCAGCCCCTCACCCTGAGCCTGGACACCAGAGGGGGCCCCACTCGGctcagcccctcctcctctatAGCCCTGTCCAGGACCCCTTCCTCCAGGGACAGCAGAGAGTGGAGGTTCCTCTCTGGAAGTTCAAGAGTTGGACCTGGACCAGCAGAGACCAGCAGGGCTAAAGTGGCAAAACTCTGCAGCAAAAGCCTCTACAAGACCTGCTGCTGCATCCTCAGCGACAGGGCTCCCTCGCAGGAATCAAACTGTGTCCAGCCCCCTCCAGCCGGAAACCCGCCCATCATTAAAATCCACCAACTgtccctgtgtgaaaaaggagaTCCTGTTTAA